The Calothrix sp. PCC 7507 DNA segment GGATCACTTGACGTAAATGACTAACATACATATCGGTACGCTTTTCTAACCGTGAAATAGCTGGTTGTTTCACTTGTAATTTTTCAGCCAATTCAGCTTGAGATATTTTCAACGCTTGACGCAATTCATCAAGTGCCATTTCTGCTTTTAATTGTGCTTTTTTCTCTGCTATTTTTGTTTTTCTCGCTGGAGAAAAATCTTGAGTTAAGTTAGAAAATTTCTGATGTCCTGTCATATTAATCCTTCCTCTCTAATCTCCTGAAGGTAATCATCATAAAGTTGATCGGCAATAGGGATATATTTTTCATAAAAGCGGTTATCTCCCGTTTTATCACCGCCAATGAGTAGAATAGCAACTCGTCTTGGATCAAAAGCGTAAAAAACTCGAATGGGATCGCCGCCACTTTGTATACGTAATTCTCTCATGTGAGAGTGTTTTGAACCGTTAATGCTGGACGAATAGGGAAAAGATAGCTGTGTTCCCCTTTCTTCTAGCAGTTGAACAACACTAACCACGTCATCTTGTTGATCTTCAGTGAGAGTTTGCCACCAACTCTCAAAGTTATCAGTGTATTCTATCTCCCACGACATGCACTTAAATATTACGTCGATGTAATGTTAGCATATTTTCTAGTCTGGGATTTATCAGGCGATCGCCTCCGGCTTAAGCTTCTCAGAATTACAACACATTTTGAGAATCCGAGCGATCGCTTTCAGAATTGTGTCAACGGATGATGAATGGGGCAAAATTATATTTGTGTCCCAGGGCGATCGCCCAATAGATACAGCACTTTCCAGGTAAATCAGGCACACAGTAAGGGCACAACATTGTTGTGCCCTCAGTGTTTTTAAGTAATTTTCCCGAAAAAATGTTGCAAAAATTCCTGAAGCATTGCCAATCTGTTGAATACTTAAGTAGGGAGTGAATATAATTTGCTACTATACAAAATAAGTCGGGATTGGCAAAAAATTAGACTTGACCAACACCCTGGTAAATATATATAGCCATCCTAAATCATTGGTGTATCGCGCTTTTAATTCTCTGGCTTCGCTGTATTTGTGGAGCGATCGCACCAGAAACAGGCTTTGTTAAATTCCATCTTTACTGATATTAGATCACACCCTGATATCTGTATTTCTTCCTTCCTTTGCGCCTTTGCGCCTTTGCGTGAGATATAACTGGTTCATTTAGCTAAAAATCGCTGTAAGTTTATTTACACCCATCTACTTAACTGATAACTGATAACTGAAAATCTAATGTCTGACACTGTTATTCGAGTTGAAAATTTAGGTAAAAAATATATTCTTGGGCATCAGCAACAGGAGCGTTATACTGCACTGCGGGATGTCATTACTAATGGGGCTAAGGGGTTAGTTAATGCGTTGCAAAATGGCAAAGGTAAAAGTGAAAATAATCAAGAGGAATTTTGGGCGCTGAAGGATGTATCTTTTGAGATTAAGCAGGGTGATAGGGTTGGAATTATTGGGCGCAATGGTGCGGGGAAATCAACGCTATTAAAGATTTTAAGCCGGATTACGGAACCGACAAAAGGCAGCATTAAAATTCAGGGAAGGGTTGCTAGTTTGTTGGAGGTGGGTACGGGGTTTCATCCTGAGTTGACTGGTAGGGAGAATATCTATCTCAATGGTGCAATTTTGGGGATGGGTAAGGAGGAGATTAAACGCAAGTTTGATGAAATTGTGGCCTTTGCGGAGGTGGAGAAGTTTTTAGATACGCCGGTAAAGCGGTATTCTTCGGGGATGTATGTACGGTTGGCGTTTGCAGTGGCGGCGCATTTGGAACCGGAGATTTTGATTGTGGATGAAGTTTTGGCGGTGGGTGATGCTCAGTTTCAGAAGAAGTGTTTGGGGAAGATGGAAGATGTGGGGAAGGAAGGGCGGACGGTACTGTTTGTCAGTCACAACATGAGTACAATTCAATCGCTATGTAGCCGCTGTATTTTGCTTAAAACAGGACAAGTAATTGAAGATGGTCAACCATCTAATGTTCTTCAGTATTACTTACAAGACGATTCCATAACAGATTATTTTGTTCGTCCCTTTCAGAAAAATGGAAACCCTACCATCATAACAGGTAAAATTTTATCTAGTGCCAATCCAAATGACCATGAAATTCAAATTCTTCTGGAAATTTATTCGGAAACCCGATATTATACAGGCTTAGATATACGGTTATTTGATGCGATGGGTATTGCCATTGTTTTTGGAACCTTCCGACCTTCTCAGATAGAAATATCTCCAGGGACAAATTCAGTCCTTTTTAATTTTCCAACTAATCAACTTGCTTTAGGTTCCTATATTATTAGTTTAGATTTAAGTTTGCCTAATATCTTATATTTTGATCGTGTTGAACATTGCCTCACATTTGAGGTATTCCGACAACTCGAAAATGGTAACCATGCTGAATTATCTCAAGCCTGGGGTTTTGGATCTGTGGAGTTTCAACTAGATATAATTTCTCATGTCTTGAAATGATCTTGTGTTAAATTTTTATAGCATATGGAAATATCTATTATAATTCCTACATTAAATCGTGCCAGTTCATTGGAATTAGCAATAAAATCCTTCTGTTTGCAAAACTGTTCTCCTGACAACTTTGAAATTCTCGTAGTCGATAACGGCTCCACCGACAACACTAAAGATATTACAGAAACTGCTAGAAATGCATTCCCTTCCCATCAAATACGTTACATTTACGAACCCGAACCAGGATTATTATCAGGTCGCCATCGGGGAGCATTAGAAGCAAAAGGTGACATTTTAACCTTTGTAGATGACGATATTGAAGCAGACCCCAACTGGTTGCAAGCAATTAAAGAATCATTTGATGATCCTACAGTTCAAATTGTAGGTGGGCGTAATTTACCTAAGTATGAAGTTGAACCACCTGAATGGCTGGAGTGGTTTTGGTCAGATCATCCCTATGGCAAATTATGTGGTGAGTTAAGTCTGCTAGATTTTGGTGAACAAATTCGAGATATTGATGCTAATTATGTTTGGGGATTAAATTTCTCAATTCGTAAAAGTACTTTATTTGAATTAGATGGTTTTCATCCAGATTGTATTCCTAAACATTTGCAATATTTACAGGGAGATGGAGAAACAGGTCTAACTCAAAAAGCCAAAATCAAGGGATACAAAGCGATTTATCAACCTAATGCTTTGGTATTTCATAATGTTTCTAAAGACCGAATGACATATGAATATTTTGATAAGCGTTACTTTTATCAAGGGGTTTGTGATTCTTATTCACTTATTAGAAAAAATCAAGATAAATTAAAAGATGTGAGTTTTCTACAAAAGAACCAAGATTTTTTTAGAAAAATCAAGCAATTAGGAAAAAAAATAATTAGTATAAAAAGCGATAAAAATATAAAAAATGAAAAAGATGCACTAAAAGCTCGCTTCCATCACTCTTACCAAAAAGGCTACCAATTTCACCAAAATGCTGTCCACAAAAATCCCGAACTCTTAAACTGGGTTCTAAAAAAGGATTACTGGGACTATACATTACCCAAAATAAATATCACTCATGATTGAACAAATTACTTACCAAAATCAGTTACTCGCTTTAATAGTTTCCCAGAAATTTGATAAACCAGGAATTCACTTCTTCACACCTAATGAACTTTCCCAACAGTTAGCCTACATGCGTCATCCAGTGGGGAAAGTCATTCAACCCCACGTCCACAATCCTGTAATTCGGGAAGTGCAATATACCCAAGAGGTCTTATTTATTAAAAAAGGCAAGTTGCGTGTAGACTTCTACAATAACGAGCAGAAGTATCTAGAAAGCCGTATTTTAGAAGCAGGTGATGTCATCCTTTTAGTTACTGGGGGTCATGGCTTTGAAGTAATAGAAGAAATTGAAATGATTGAAGTCAAACAAGGCCCTTACGTGGGGGAACAGGACAAAACTAGATTTGTTGGTATTACCACAGCGCAAGCAAAAATTGTAGAATTTGTGCAGCCATAAATGAACCCAATTCCTGTTAACGAGCCATTATTAGATGGCAACGAAAAAAAATATCTCATACAGTGTATTGATACTGGCTGGATTTCCTCAGAAGGCCCTTTCGTCAAGCAGCTAGAAGAAGAATTTGCTGCTCGTGTCGGGCGCAAATATGGCATAGCCGTCAGCAACGGTTCTGTTGCTCTTGATGCTGCTGTTGCTGCGCTGGATATTTCCCACGGTGATGAGGTAATTTTGCCGACATTCACCATTATTTCCTGTGCTGCTGCTATAGTCCGTGCTGGCGCTGTCCCTGTAGTTGTAGATTCAGATCCAGTCACTTGGAATATGGATGTCAGCCAGGTTGAGGCGAAAATTACCCCCCGGACAAAAGCCATCATGGTTGTTCACATCTACGGCTTGCCAGTGGATATGGACTCTGTGCTAAATTTGGCTGATAAATATGGATTATATGTCATCGAAGATGCTGCCGAGATGCATGGGCAGACCTATAAAAACCGTCCTTGCGGTAGCTTTGGCGATATCAGCACCTTTAGCTTTTACCCCAATAAACACATCACTACAGGTGAAGGGGGAATAATTGTTACAGACAATCCCCAGTTAGCTGCACGCTGTCAATCTTTGCGTAACCTCTGCTTCCAGCCCCAAAAGCGATTTATCCATGAAGAATTGGGGTGGAATATGCGGATGAGCAACCTACAAGCAGCCCTGGGTGTGGCTCAATTAGAACGCTTAGATGAGTTTGTTAACCGCAAACATTGGATAGGTCAGCGTTACACTGAGTTATTAGCAGACACACCAGGTATTCAGTTACCATTAGCCAAGACTGACTACGCAGAAAACATTTATTGGGTTTACGGCATTGTATTGAAGGATGAAGTTCCCTTTGATGCTGAAGTCGCAATGAGAAGACTAGCCGATTTAAAGATTGGAACTCGTCCTTTCTTCTGGTGTATGCATGAGCAACCTGTGTTTCGGAAGATGGGATTATTTGAGGATGCATCCTATCCAGTCGCGGAAAAGTTAGCCCGTCGTGGGTTTTATGTTCCTAGTGGACTGGCGTTAACTGAAGAACAGATTGAGCAGGTTGCTGGTACTTTGCGGGAGGTTTTGCAATGAGTGTTTTTGGTAATTATGCCCGTTACTATGACCTACTCTACCGAGACAAAGATTATGTAGGAGAAGCTCAATTTATTCATCAGTTAATTCAAACCCATGCACCTAATGCACAGAACATCCTTGAGCTAGGCTGTGGTACAGGTAATCATGCAGTTTTACTAGCCAAAGAAGGATACAAAATTCACGGTGTAGATTTTAGTCAGGAGATGCTGGATAAAGCTGAAAGTCGCCTCTCCCAACTTCCTCCAGACTTAACATCTAGACTGAATTTTTCTCAAGGAGATATCCGCCAAGTAAGACTGAATCAGACATTTGATGTTGTTATATCCCTATTTCATGTCATTAGCTACCAAACAACCAATGAAGATTTACTAGCAGCTTTTGCAACTGTTAAAGAACATTTAAAGCCTGGCGGTATTTTTATCTTTGATGTTTGGTACGGACCAGCAGTATTGACTGAACGTCCTACAGTCAGAGTGAAACGTTTGGAAGATGAGGAAATACTCGTTACCAGAATTGCCGAGCCAGTAATGCATCCTAATGAAAATTTAGTAGATGTCAATTACCAAGTCTTCATTAAAAACAAAGCTAGTGGTGTTGTGGAAGATTTGCAGGAAACACACCAAATGCGCTATTTATTTAAGCCTGAAATAGAGTTTCTATGCGATACTTTTCAGCTTCTACCTATAGAAAGCTATGAATGGATGACAAAACAGAAAGCTAGTTTGGAAACTTGGAGCGTTTGTTTTGTTTTTCATAAAACATTCGATCAATAGTACAGATATAAAAAATATGGAACAGCAAAAATGGATTGGTATTTTTCAGGCAGAATGGCCTGTGCAATGCCACACAATAAACAGTTGTATCATGTTAGCAGAACAAGGATTCTGCGTTGACTTATTTTTGTATAATACGCCAGTATTTATCGAACTTGCTCAAACAAAAAAAATAACGAATATTAACATCCACGATTTATCTAAGTATCCTAATAATTTGATTGCCAGAAAAAACTTATTTTCCAGGATAATTCATGGTATCTCTTGGCGCTGGCAAATAATTTTAAATAAAATTCATGAGATATATCTGCTTAAATATAAGGATGCTAATGATAAAATTTTGTATTTTTTTATTCCTGATGATATTACCCAACAAGTTTATAGCATCATAGGAGAAAAATATTATCAATGTTTGATAGGCGTTGAAAAGCTGGGACTTGTATGGGCTGGTAGCATTGGTAATAAAAGAAATATACCATATGCTTATCATAGTCTTGAACTGTACACCAAAGACCATCCTATATATAATAAATCCTTAAAAAATAAGATACTCAAGAAGGCAGAAGAGAAATATCATCAACAAAGTAATTTTACGATTATTCAAGATCCTCAAAGAGCAGAGATATTACTTCAAGATAATGGAGTAAGTAAAACTACGATTGCTTATCTTCCCATTTCATTGCTAGGAGGCATTTATCAAGGTAAATCAGATGAATTCAAGCATAAATTAAATAATATAAAAAACTCAATATCTATACTTCAATTTGGTCAAATTGCTAGGTTCGGACTTGAATTAGCTCAAGTAGCTCAAGAGTTTCCTCCCGAATGGAAATTAATTATTCATGACGGTTTGGCAATTAGTCAATGGAATGATAACGAGCTAGTTAAAAAGATTCAGACAATAGATGTCGATAGACGAATTAAACTTTCTTTAGATAAATTAGAAGCACAACAAATAAAACAACTTGTTGCTTCTACACATATAGGTCTAGTTTTATATTATAATTCATGTAAAAATGATGCTTTAACTATATTTGCCTCTGAAAAATTAGCTCTATATCTTCAATGCGGTGTCCCGATTATTGCATTCAATTATCCTGGATATGAGATAGTAGAAAAATTCAACTTCGGGGTATTGATTAACTCTATTGAGGATTTACCTAATGCAATTAGAAAAATCATAATTAACTATGATTTATATTCTGTTAATGCACATAATATTTTTAAAAAGTTTTATAGCTTTGAGGAGAATTTTTTTACAGTTATTAAAGTTATAAACAACCTATCAAATCTTAGGTGTTAATAACAAATCCCATATTTATTTGATAATCAATACTATATTCTTATGACTAGCCTAAATACTCCTGTTGCTTTAATTATTTTCAATCGCCCAGATGTAACACAGATAGTATTTAACGCTATTCGACAAGCACAACCTAAACAACTATTTGTAATTGCTGATGGTGCTAGATTTCCAGAAGAAGCCGAAAAATGTCAACAAGCCCGATTTATTATTCAACAAGTAGATTGGGATTGTCAGGTTCTCACCAATTATTCTGATATTAATTTAGGATGCCGTCAAAGAGTATCAAGCGGAATAACTTGGGTTTTTGAGCAAGTTGAAGAGGCAATTATTTTAGAAGATGATTGTCTGCCACATCCTTCATTTTTTCACTATTGTGAAACCCTGCTGAACTACTACCGCGACGATGAGCGAGTTATGGCAATTAGCGGCGATAATTTCCAAGACGAACAAAAGAGAACAAAATATAGTTACTACTTTTCAAAATATAATCATTGCTGGGGATGGGCTTCTTGGCGACGTGCCTGGAAGTATTGGGACTTTAACCCTAAAAAGTGGATAGAGTTTCGTGATGCAGGTTTGATGAAGTTTGTTTGTGATGATATTTACGAAGAAAAGTACTGGACGAAAATATTCAATAACGTCTTTTTAGAAGGTAAGCCAAATTCTTGGGCTTATGTATGGACTTTTTCTTGTTGGTCACAAAGCGGACTAACAGCACTACCTAATGTAAACTTAGTCTCTAACATCGGGTTTGGTCTTAATGCGACCCACACAAAAGGAGAGATTAAATTTTCTAATTTACCCACTAAAGATGTTGGCAATATATATCATCCACCTTTCATCATTCAACATAAAGAAGCTGATATATACACTTTTGATAATGTATTTGGTGGCAAGGCGATGAAGAAAGCAGACACTTTCTCTGGTAAGCTTCGCATTCATGCATCAAAGACAAAGCGACGAATAAAAAGTTTATTAACTAAATCTTGATACAAGTCAATCATGTAAACCGCTGCAATAAATTGATTAAAAAATATCCAAAATTATATAATTTATGAATATCAAGAGTCCGCTTACACAATTTAATGATGTCGAGTTAGTAAGTACCCTATCAGTTAAAAAACTTATTGATGATTGGCAACAAGCATTTCAAATAAAGATTAGCGATGAGCTATATAAACATAGTGAAATTCAACTTTATCGCTGCAATCAAACAAGACTTCTCTTTTTTCATC contains these protein-coding regions:
- a CDS encoding ABC transporter ATP-binding protein, whose protein sequence is MSDTVIRVENLGKKYILGHQQQERYTALRDVITNGAKGLVNALQNGKGKSENNQEEFWALKDVSFEIKQGDRVGIIGRNGAGKSTLLKILSRITEPTKGSIKIQGRVASLLEVGTGFHPELTGRENIYLNGAILGMGKEEIKRKFDEIVAFAEVEKFLDTPVKRYSSGMYVRLAFAVAAHLEPEILIVDEVLAVGDAQFQKKCLGKMEDVGKEGRTVLFVSHNMSTIQSLCSRCILLKTGQVIEDGQPSNVLQYYLQDDSITDYFVRPFQKNGNPTIITGKILSSANPNDHEIQILLEIYSETRYYTGLDIRLFDAMGIAIVFGTFRPSQIEISPGTNSVLFNFPTNQLALGSYIISLDLSLPNILYFDRVEHCLTFEVFRQLENGNHAELSQAWGFGSVEFQLDIISHVLK
- a CDS encoding glycosyl transferase, encoding MEQQKWIGIFQAEWPVQCHTINSCIMLAEQGFCVDLFLYNTPVFIELAQTKKITNINIHDLSKYPNNLIARKNLFSRIIHGISWRWQIILNKIHEIYLLKYKDANDKILYFFIPDDITQQVYSIIGEKYYQCLIGVEKLGLVWAGSIGNKRNIPYAYHSLELYTKDHPIYNKSLKNKILKKAEEKYHQQSNFTIIQDPQRAEILLQDNGVSKTTIAYLPISLLGGIYQGKSDEFKHKLNNIKNSISILQFGQIARFGLELAQVAQEFPPEWKLIIHDGLAISQWNDNELVKKIQTIDVDRRIKLSLDKLEAQQIKQLVASTHIGLVLYYNSCKNDALTIFASEKLALYLQCGVPIIAFNYPGYEIVEKFNFGVLINSIEDLPNAIRKIIINYDLYSVNAHNIFKKFYSFEENFFTVIKVINNLSNLRC
- a CDS encoding type II toxin-antitoxin system RelE/ParE family toxin, which translates into the protein MSWEIEYTDNFESWWQTLTEDQQDDVVSVVQLLEERGTQLSFPYSSSINGSKHSHMRELRIQSGGDPIRVFYAFDPRRVAILLIGGDKTGDNRFYEKYIPIADQLYDDYLQEIREEGLI
- a CDS encoding DegT/DnrJ/EryC1/StrS aminotransferase family protein, with translation MNPIPVNEPLLDGNEKKYLIQCIDTGWISSEGPFVKQLEEEFAARVGRKYGIAVSNGSVALDAAVAALDISHGDEVILPTFTIISCAAAIVRAGAVPVVVDSDPVTWNMDVSQVEAKITPRTKAIMVVHIYGLPVDMDSVLNLADKYGLYVIEDAAEMHGQTYKNRPCGSFGDISTFSFYPNKHITTGEGGIIVTDNPQLAARCQSLRNLCFQPQKRFIHEELGWNMRMSNLQAALGVAQLERLDEFVNRKHWIGQRYTELLADTPGIQLPLAKTDYAENIYWVYGIVLKDEVPFDAEVAMRRLADLKIGTRPFFWCMHEQPVFRKMGLFEDASYPVAEKLARRGFYVPSGLALTEEQIEQVAGTLREVLQ
- a CDS encoding glycosyltransferase family 2 protein, with product MEISIIIPTLNRASSLELAIKSFCLQNCSPDNFEILVVDNGSTDNTKDITETARNAFPSHQIRYIYEPEPGLLSGRHRGALEAKGDILTFVDDDIEADPNWLQAIKESFDDPTVQIVGGRNLPKYEVEPPEWLEWFWSDHPYGKLCGELSLLDFGEQIRDIDANYVWGLNFSIRKSTLFELDGFHPDCIPKHLQYLQGDGETGLTQKAKIKGYKAIYQPNALVFHNVSKDRMTYEYFDKRYFYQGVCDSYSLIRKNQDKLKDVSFLQKNQDFFRKIKQLGKKIISIKSDKNIKNEKDALKARFHHSYQKGYQFHQNAVHKNPELLNWVLKKDYWDYTLPKINITHD
- a CDS encoding class I SAM-dependent methyltransferase; protein product: MSVFGNYARYYDLLYRDKDYVGEAQFIHQLIQTHAPNAQNILELGCGTGNHAVLLAKEGYKIHGVDFSQEMLDKAESRLSQLPPDLTSRLNFSQGDIRQVRLNQTFDVVISLFHVISYQTTNEDLLAAFATVKEHLKPGGIFIFDVWYGPAVLTERPTVRVKRLEDEEILVTRIAEPVMHPNENLVDVNYQVFIKNKASGVVEDLQETHQMRYLFKPEIEFLCDTFQLLPIESYEWMTKQKASLETWSVCFVFHKTFDQ
- a CDS encoding XRE family transcriptional regulator, encoding MTGHQKFSNLTQDFSPARKTKIAEKKAQLKAEMALDELRQALKISQAELAEKLQVKQPAISRLEKRTDMYVSHLRQVIQAMGGELEIVARFADSEVKINNFSELNP